In Thamnophis elegans isolate rThaEle1 chromosome 13, rThaEle1.pri, whole genome shotgun sequence, one DNA window encodes the following:
- the DLAT gene encoding dihydrolipoyllysine-residue acetyltransferase component of pyruvate dehydrogenase complex, mitochondrial has protein sequence MWRVLARRLLAWQGARLPGVEGAARGRAWGGWAAAASRSWGAREGGGGPAALLPPRCCPPAPPRRHWCSLPPHQKVPLPALSPTMQMGTIARWEKKEGEKINEGELIAEIETDKATVGFESLEECYLAKILVSEGTRDVPIGSIICITVDKPELIGAFKDYTLDSAAATPPAGSVPPPPPPAAPPKPAAQPSTQAPGSSYPPHMQILLPALSPTMTMGTVQRWEKKVGEKLSEGDLLAEIETDKATIGFEVQEEGYLAKILIAEGTRDVPLGTVLCIIVEKESDIPAFADYRDAGIADIKPPVSPPTLPPSPAVAVSAQAAASPVKAPAHKGRVVVSPLARKLATERGIDLAQVKGTGPEGRITKKDIDSFVPSKVAPARPPDAVPPAVPAPAAAPTGVFTDIPISNIRKVIAQRLMQSKQTIPHYYLSVDVNMGEILELRKELNQEMPQNTKLSVNDFIIKASALACLKVPEANSSWLETVIRQNHVVDVSVAVSTPAGLITPIVFNAHTKGLASINQDVVTLASKAREGKLQPHQFQGGTFTVSNLGMYGIKNFSAIINPPQACILAVGGSEKRLVPADNEKGFDVASIMSVTLSCDHRVVDGAVGAQWLAEFKRFLEKPATMLL, from the exons ATGTGGCGGGTGCTGGCCAGGCGCCTGCTGGCGTGGCAGGGGGCTCGGCTGCCGGGGGTGGAGGGGGCTGCCCGGGGCCGCGCCTGGGGAGGCTGGGCCGCCGCCGCTTCCCGCTCCTGGGGGGCccgagaggggggagggggcccCGCCGCGCTGCTGCCCCCCCGCTGCTGCCCCCCCGCGCCCCCCCGCCGCCACTGGTGCAGCCTCCCGCCCCACCAGAAG GTGCCTTTGCCTGCCCTTTCCCCCACCATGCAGATGGGCACCATTGCGCgctgggagaagaaagaaggggagaagatCAACGAGGGAGAGCTGATTGCGGAG atagAGACGGACAAAGCAACCGTGGGGTTTGAGAGTCTGGAAGAATGCTACCTGGCCAAGATTCTGGTCTCCGAAGGAACGCGGGATGTCCCCATCGGATCCATCATCTGCATCACGGTGGACAA GCCTGAACTTATTGGCGCATTCAAGGATTACACTTTGGATTCAGCAGCTGCCACCCCACCGGCGGGCTCAGTGCcgcccccacctcctccagctgCTCCCCCAAAACCAGCAGCTCAACCATCGACACAAGCGCCAGGCAGCTCCTATCCTCCCCATATGCAG AttctccttcctgccctctctcccacGATGACCATGGGCACCGTTCAGAGGTGGGAAAAGAAAGTTGGGGAGAAGCTGAGCGAAGGAGATTTATTGGCGGAGATCGAGACGGACAAAGCCACAATAG GCTTTGAAGTGCAAGAAGAAGGTTACCTAGCGAAGATCCTGATAGCGGAAGGGACCAGAGACGTCCCCCTGGGAACCGTACTCTGCATCATAGTGGAGAAGGAGTCGGACATTCCCGCTTTCGCAGACTACAGGGATGCTGGGATCGCCGATATCAAGCCTCCCGTGTCCCCACCGACTCTGCCCCCGAGCCCT GCGGTGGCCGTTTCAGCCCAGGCGGCAGCCTCTCCGGTCAAGGCTCCTGCACATAAAGGGAGGGTCGTTGTGAGCCCTCTGGCAAGGAAACTAGCCACAGAGAGAGGGATTGATCTCGCCCAGGTGAAAG GTACAGGGCCAGAGGGACGGATCACCAAGAAGGACATTGACTCATTCGTGCCATCTAAGGTTGCCCCG GCCCGGCCACCAGATGCAGTTCCTCCGGCTGTGCCAGctcctgcagctgcccccacaGGTGTCTTTACTGATATCCCCATTAGTAATATTCGAAAG GTGATTGCCCAGCGTTTGATGCAGTCTAAGCAAACGATACCTCACTATTATCTCTCTGTTGACGTCAACATGGGAGAAATATTGGAGCTGAGGAAAGAGCTCAACCAG GAGATGCCACAGAACACCAAGCTGTCCGTCAACGACTTCATTATTAAAGCTTCGGCTCTGGCCTGCTTGAAGGTGCCGGAAGCGAATTCTTCGTGGTTAGAAACAGTCATTAGGCA AAACCACGTAGTTGACGTAAGCGTGGCGGTCAGTACCCCAGCCGGGCTTATAACGCCCATTGTGTTTAATGCCCACACCAAGGGCTTGGCCTCCATCAACCAAGACGTCGTGACGTTAGCCAGCAAAGCGCGGGAAGGCAAGCTTCAGCCCCATCAATTCCAG GGGGGAACCTTCACAGTTTCAAATTTAGGAATGTACGGCATTAAGAATTTTTCAGCCATCATCAATCCACCGCAAGCTTGTATCTTGGCGGTTGGGGGCTCGGAGAAGAGGCTGGTGCCGGCAGATAATGAAAAAGG GTTCGATGTGGCCAGCATCATGTCCGTGACCCTCAGCTGCGACCACCGCGTGGTGGACGGAGCCGTGGGGGCCCAGTGGCTGGCAGAGTTCAAAAGATTCCTGGAGAAACCAGCCACCATGCTGCTATAA